Proteins co-encoded in one Streptomyces roseochromogenus subsp. oscitans DS 12.976 genomic window:
- the rplJ gene encoding 50S ribosomal protein L10, with the protein MARPDKAAAVAELTDKFRNSNAAVLTEYRGLTVAQLKTLRRSLGENAQYAVVKNTLTKIAANEAGITLDDQLFAGPTAVAFVTGDPVESAKGLRDFAKDNPNLVIKGGVLDGKALSADEIKKLADLESREVLLSKLAGAFKAKQSQAASVFQALPSKLVRTVDALRAKQAEQGGAE; encoded by the coding sequence ATGGCGAGGCCCGACAAGGCTGCCGCGGTTGCCGAGCTGACGGACAAGTTCCGCAACTCGAACGCCGCCGTGCTGACCGAGTACCGCGGTCTTACCGTGGCGCAGCTCAAGACGCTGCGCCGTTCTCTCGGTGAGAACGCCCAGTACGCCGTGGTGAAGAACACGCTGACCAAGATTGCGGCCAACGAGGCCGGGATCACGCTGGACGACCAGCTCTTCGCTGGTCCGACGGCCGTCGCCTTCGTCACCGGTGACCCGGTGGAGTCGGCGAAGGGTCTCCGTGACTTCGCCAAGGACAACCCGAATCTCGTCATCAAGGGCGGTGTCCTTGACGGCAAGGCGCTGTCCGCCGACGAGATCAAGAAGCTTGCGGACCTCGAGTCCCGCGAGGTTCTGCTCAGCAAGCTGGCCGGTGCCTTCAAGGCGAAGCAGTCCCAGGCTGCCTCCGTCTTCCAGGCGCTGCCGTCGAAGCTCGTCCGCACCGTGGACGCGCTGCGCGCCAAGCAGGCCGAGCAGGGCGGTGCCGAGTAA
- the rpoB gene encoding DNA-directed RNA polymerase subunit beta, whose product MAASRNASTANTNNGASTAPLRISFAKIKEPLEVPNLLALQTESFDWLLGNTAWQSRVEEALENGQDVPTKSGLEEIFEEISPIEDFSGSMSLTFRDHRFEPPKNSIDECKERDFTYAAPLFVTAEFTNNETGEIKSQTVFMGDFPLMTNKGTFVINGTERVVVSQLVRSPGVYFDSTIDKTSDKDIFSAKIIPSRGAWLEMEIDKRDMVGVRIDRKRKQSVTVLLKALGWTTEQILEEFGEYESMRATLEKDHTQGQDDALLDIYRKLRPGEPPTREAAQTLLENLYFNPKRYDLAKVGRYKVNKKLGADEPLDAGVLTTDDVIATIKYLVKLHAGETETVVESGRTIMVETDDIDHFGNRRIRSVGELIQNQVRTGLARMERVVRERMTTQDVEAITPQTLINIRPVVASIKEFFGTSQLSQFMDQNNPLSGLTHKRRLNALGPGGLSRERAGFEVRDVHPSHYGRMCPIETPEGPNIGLIGSLASYGRVNAFGFVETPYRKVVDGQVTDEVDYLTADEEDRFVIAQANAPLTEDLRFADRVLVRRRGGEVDYVSGDEVDYMDVSPRQMVSVATAMIPFLEHDDANRALMGANMMRQAVPLIKSEAPLVGTGMEYRSAVDAGDVVKAEKDGVVQEVSADYITTANDDGTYITYRLAKFSRSNQGTSVNQKVVVNEGDRVVEGQVLADGPATENGEMALGKNLLVAFMPWEGHNYEDAIILSQRLVQDDVLSSIHIEEHEVDARDTKLGPEEITRDIPNVSEEVLADLDERGIIRIGAEVIAGDILVGKVTPKGETELTPEERLLRAIFGEKAREVRDTSLKVPHGETGKVIGVRVFDREEGDELPPGVNQLVRVYVAQKRKITDGDKLAGRHGNKGVISKILPIEDMPFLEDGTPVDIILNPLGVPSRMNPGQVLEIHLGWLASQGWDVSGLADEWAQRLQTIGADQVAPRTNVATPVFDGAREDEVTGLLANTLPNRDGDRMVLPSGKARLFDGRSGEPFPDPISVGYMYILKLHHLVDDKLHARSTGPYSMITQQPLGGKAQFGGQRFGEMEVWALEAYGAAYALQELLTIKSDDVTGRVKVYEAIVKGENIPEPGIPESFKVLIKEMQSLCLNVEVLSSDGMSIEMRDTDEDVFRAAEELGIDLSRREPSSVEEV is encoded by the coding sequence TTGGCCGCCTCGCGCAATGCCTCGACCGCGAATACGAACAACGGCGCCAGCACCGCCCCGCTGCGCATCTCCTTTGCAAAGATCAAGGAGCCTCTCGAGGTTCCGAACCTGCTCGCGCTGCAGACCGAGAGCTTCGACTGGCTGCTCGGCAACACCGCCTGGCAGAGTCGGGTCGAGGAGGCTCTGGAGAACGGTCAGGACGTCCCCACCAAGTCCGGTCTGGAGGAGATCTTCGAGGAGATCTCCCCGATCGAGGACTTCTCCGGGTCGATGTCCCTGACGTTCCGGGACCACCGCTTCGAGCCGCCGAAGAACTCCATCGACGAGTGCAAGGAGCGCGACTTCACGTACGCCGCCCCGCTCTTCGTCACTGCCGAGTTCACCAACAACGAGACCGGTGAGATCAAGTCCCAGACCGTCTTCATGGGCGACTTCCCGCTCATGACGAACAAGGGCACCTTCGTCATCAACGGCACCGAGCGTGTCGTGGTGTCCCAGCTGGTTCGCTCCCCCGGTGTCTACTTCGACTCCACCATCGACAAGACGTCCGACAAGGACATCTTCTCCGCCAAGATCATCCCGTCCCGGGGTGCCTGGCTGGAGATGGAGATCGACAAGCGCGACATGGTCGGTGTGCGTATCGACCGCAAGCGCAAGCAGTCGGTCACCGTGCTGCTGAAGGCGCTCGGCTGGACGACCGAGCAGATCCTCGAGGAGTTCGGCGAGTACGAGTCCATGCGCGCCACCCTGGAGAAGGACCACACCCAGGGCCAGGACGACGCGCTGCTCGACATCTACCGCAAGCTGCGTCCGGGCGAGCCCCCCACGCGTGAGGCCGCGCAGACGCTGCTGGAGAACCTCTACTTCAACCCGAAGCGCTACGACCTCGCCAAGGTCGGCCGCTACAAGGTGAACAAGAAGCTCGGCGCGGACGAGCCGCTGGACGCCGGCGTCCTCACCACCGACGACGTCATCGCCACCATCAAGTACCTGGTGAAGCTGCACGCCGGTGAGACCGAGACGGTCGTCGAGTCCGGTCGCACGATCATGGTCGAGACCGACGACATCGACCACTTCGGCAACCGCCGTATCCGCAGCGTCGGCGAGCTGATCCAGAATCAGGTCCGTACGGGTCTCGCCCGTATGGAGCGTGTCGTGCGCGAGCGCATGACCACGCAGGACGTCGAGGCGATCACGCCGCAGACCCTGATCAACATCCGCCCGGTCGTGGCGTCGATCAAGGAGTTCTTCGGTACGTCGCAGCTGTCCCAGTTCATGGACCAGAACAACCCGCTGTCGGGGCTGACGCACAAGCGTCGTCTGAACGCCCTCGGCCCGGGTGGTCTCTCCCGTGAGCGGGCCGGCTTCGAGGTCCGTGACGTGCACCCCTCGCACTACGGCCGCATGTGCCCGATCGAGACGCCGGAAGGCCCGAACATCGGTCTGATCGGCTCGCTCGCCTCCTACGGCCGGGTCAACGCGTTCGGTTTCGTCGAGACCCCGTACCGCAAGGTGGTCGACGGCCAGGTCACCGACGAGGTCGACTACCTGACCGCCGACGAGGAAGACCGCTTCGTCATCGCGCAGGCCAACGCGCCGCTCACCGAGGATCTGCGGTTCGCCGACCGCGTCCTGGTGCGCCGCCGTGGCGGCGAGGTCGACTATGTCTCGGGTGACGAGGTCGACTACATGGACGTGTCGCCGCGCCAGATGGTGTCGGTCGCGACCGCGATGATCCCGTTCCTGGAGCACGACGACGCCAACCGTGCCCTCATGGGCGCGAACATGATGCGCCAGGCCGTGCCGCTGATCAAGTCCGAGGCCCCGCTCGTCGGCACCGGCATGGAGTACCGCTCCGCGGTCGACGCCGGCGACGTGGTCAAGGCCGAGAAGGACGGTGTGGTCCAGGAGGTCTCCGCGGACTACATCACCACCGCCAACGACGACGGCACGTACATCACGTACCGTCTGGCCAAGTTCTCCCGGTCCAACCAGGGCACCTCGGTCAACCAGAAGGTCGTCGTCAACGAGGGCGACCGCGTGGTCGAGGGCCAGGTCCTCGCCGACGGCCCGGCCACCGAGAACGGCGAGATGGCCCTCGGCAAGAACCTGCTCGTGGCGTTCATGCCGTGGGAGGGTCACAACTACGAGGACGCGATCATCCTGTCGCAGCGCCTCGTGCAGGACGACGTCCTCTCCTCGATCCACATCGAGGAGCACGAGGTCGACGCCCGTGACACCAAGCTCGGCCCGGAGGAGATCACCCGGGACATCCCGAACGTCTCGGAGGAGGTCCTCGCCGACCTCGACGAGCGCGGCATCATCCGCATCGGTGCCGAGGTCATCGCCGGCGACATCCTCGTCGGCAAGGTCACCCCGAAGGGCGAGACCGAGCTGACCCCCGAGGAGCGCCTGCTGCGCGCGATCTTCGGTGAGAAGGCCCGTGAGGTCCGTGACACCTCGCTGAAGGTGCCGCACGGCGAGACCGGCAAGGTCATCGGCGTGCGCGTCTTCGACCGCGAGGAGGGCGACGAGCTGCCGCCGGGCGTGAACCAGCTGGTCCGCGTCTACGTCGCGCAGAAGCGCAAGATCACCGACGGTGACAAGCTCGCCGGCCGTCACGGCAACAAGGGTGTCATCTCGAAGATCCTGCCGATCGAGGACATGCCGTTCCTGGAGGACGGCACCCCGGTCGACATCATCCTCAACCCGCTCGGCGTACCGTCCCGAATGAACCCGGGACAGGTCCTGGAGATCCACCTCGGCTGGCTCGCCAGCCAGGGCTGGGACGTCTCCGGCCTCGCCGACGAGTGGGCGCAGCGCCTGCAGACCATCGGTGCCGACCAGGTCGCCCCGCGCACCAACGTCGCCACCCCGGTCTTCGACGGTGCCCGCGAGGACGAGGTCACCGGCCTGCTGGCCAACACCCTGCCGAACCGCGACGGCGACCGTATGGTCCTGCCGTCCGGCAAGGCCCGGTTGTTCGACGGTCGTAGCGGTGAGCCGTTCCCCGACCCGATCTCGGTCGGCTACATGTACATCCTGAAGCTGCACCACCTGGTCGACGACAAGCTGCACGCCCGCTCGACCGGTCCGTACTCGATGATCACCCAGCAGCCGCTGGGTGGTAAGGCGCAGTTCGGTGGCCAGCGCTTCGGTGAGATGGAGGTGTGGGCCCTCGAGGCCTACGGCGCCGCGTACGCCCTCCAGGAGCTGCTGACCATCAAGTCCGACGACGTCACCGGCCGCGTGAAGGTCTACGAGGCGATCGTCAAGGGCGAGAACATCCCCGAGCCCGGCATCCCCGAGTCCTTCAAGGTGCTCATCAAGGAGATGCAGTCGCTCTGCCTGAACGTGGAGGTGCTGTCCAGCGACGGTATGTCCATCGAGATGCGTGACACCGACGAGGACGTCTTCCGCGCTGCGGAGGAGCTCGGCATCGACCTGTCCCGGCGCGAGCCGAGCAGCGTCGAAGAGGTCTGA
- the rplL gene encoding 50S ribosomal protein L7/L12 produces the protein MAKLTQDELLEQFEGMTLIELSEFVKAFEEKFDVTAAAAAPVVVAGGAAGGAAAEAEEEKDEFDVILTGAGEKKIQVIKVVRELTSLGLKEAKDLVDGTPKPVLEKVNKEAADKAAEALKGAGASVEVK, from the coding sequence ATGGCGAAGCTCACCCAGGACGAGCTGCTCGAGCAGTTCGAGGGCATGACCCTCATCGAGCTCTCCGAGTTCGTGAAGGCCTTCGAGGAGAAGTTCGACGTCACCGCCGCCGCTGCCGCGCCGGTCGTCGTCGCCGGTGGTGCCGCTGGTGGCGCCGCCGCCGAGGCCGAGGAGGAGAAGGACGAGTTCGACGTCATCCTCACCGGCGCCGGCGAGAAGAAGATCCAGGTCATCAAGGTCGTGCGTGAGCTGACCTCGCTGGGTCTGAAGGAGGCCAAGGACCTCGTCGACGGCACCCCGAAGCCGGTCCTCGAGAAGGTCAACAAGGAGGCCGCTGACAAGGCTGCCGAGGCCCTCAAGGGCGCCGGTGCCTCCGTCGAGGTCAAGTAA